A part of Miscanthus floridulus cultivar M001 chromosome 6, ASM1932011v1, whole genome shotgun sequence genomic DNA contains:
- the LOC136459537 gene encoding G-type lectin S-receptor-like serine/threonine-protein kinase At2g19130 codes for MNLTAFRYKDLQLITKNFSDRLGAGSFGSVFKGVLQDGTAVAIKRLEGVRQGEKQFRAEMSTIGNIHHVNLIRLLGFCAEGEHRLLVYEYMPHGSLDACLFNKVSSDDGVLPWSTRYQIAIGVAKGLTYLHDKCRDRIIHCDIKPHNILLDASFAPKVSDFGLAKLLGRDFSRVITTMRGTIGYLAPEWISGTPITAKADVFSYGMMLFEIISQKRNAEHGKRCMDKFFPIQVANKIQEGDLQALLDADLRRDVNLEELQRACMVACWCVQEDESSRPTMGAVVQILEGLLQVNKPPVPRYLEVLAESLDQSVYS; via the coding sequence ATGAACCTGACGGCTTTCAGGTACAAAGACCTGCAACTGATAACCAAGAACTTTTCAGATAGGCTTGGCGCAGGTTCTTTCGGCTCCGTGTTCAAAGGAGTTCTTCAGGATGGCACTGCCGTGGCGATCAAGAGGCTCGAAGGTGTTCGCCAAGGCGAGAAGCAGTTCAGGGCAGAGATGAGTACAATCGGAAATATTCACCATGTAAACCTGATCCGGCTGCTGGGGTTCTGCGCCGAGGGAGAGCACCGGCTGCTCGTCTACGAGTACATGCCACATGGCTCACTGGATGCGTGCCTGTTCAATAAGGTTAGCTCTGATGATGGTGTTCTGCCTTGGAGCACGAGGTACCAGATAGCCATCGGGGTTGCCAAAGGGTTGACGTACCTGCACGACAAGTGCAGGGATCGCATCATCCACTGTGACATCAAGCCACATAATATATTGCTGGATGCATCATTTGCCCCAAAGGTGTCAGATTTCGGACTGGCGAAGCTGCTAGGCCGGGACTTCAGCAGGGTCATCACGACAATGCGAGGAACCATCGGGTATTTGGCGCCGGAATGGATAAGCGGCACGCCCATCACCGCGAAAGCCGATGTGTTCAGCTACGGGATGATGCTCTTTGAGATCATCTCGCAGAAAAGAAACGCGGAGCATGGGAAGCGATGCATGGACAAGTTCTTCCCGATACAAGTTGCAAACAAAATTCAGGAAGGAGACTTGCAGGCGTTGTTGGATGCTGACTTGAGAAGAGACGTCAACTTGGAGGAGCTCCAGAGGGCTTGCATGGTTGCTTGCTGGTGCGTCCAGGAAGATGAGTCATCTAGGCCGACCATGGGAGCTGTTGTTCAGATTTTGGAAGGCCTCCTGCAGGTTAATAAGCCGCCAGTTCCACGATATCTTGAGGTTCTTGCTGAATCTCTGGACCAATCTGTATACTCTTGA
- the LOC136456922 gene encoding serine hydroxymethyltransferase 7-like — protein sequence MDLSRPASSDLSLGLHSHGHTHAHAHAARVHAVAAPLRLFDDAEDAKPERVVAGEADAERDDDDGGDQHFSLLGHSLCVKRPRRAVNGGGGGDGETSSCSSTSAALRPAKRQATGEGSAADLETRRAAVRAWGNQSLAEADPDVHALMEQELDRQVRGIELIASENFVCRAVLDALGSHLTNKYSEGAPGARYYGGNQHIDAIERLCHERALTAFGLDPACWGVNVQPYSCTSANLAVYTGLLQPKDRIMGLEPPSGGHVSHGYYTPSGKKVSGASIFFESMSYKVNPQTGYIDYDKLEERAMDFHPKILICGGSSYPREWDLARMRLIADKCGAVLLCDMAHISGLVAAKECRSPFDYCDVVTSTTHKNLRGPRGGIIFFRKGKNLRKRAGSFSQGDENEYDFEDRINFGVFPSLQGGPHNNHIAALAITLKQVATPEYKAYIQQVKKNAQALASALLRRKCRLVTGGTDNHLVLWDLRTLGLTGKIFEKVCEACHISINKTPIYGDNGSISPGGVRIGTPAMTTRGCLEEDFDVIADFLIRATQIASNVLKEHGKVQKEFLRGLQNNKDIIELRNQVEAFASQFAMPGFDV from the exons ATGGATCTCTCGCGGCCCGCATCGTCGGACCTCTCGCTCGGGCTCCACTCTCACGGTCacacccacgcccacgcccacgccgctCGCGTGCACGCGGTAGCCGCGCCGCTGCGCCTGTTCGACGACGCGGAAGACGCGAAGCCGGAGCGCGTCGTGGCCGGGGAGGCCGACGCGGAGAGGGATGACGACGACGGGGGCGACCAGCACTTCTCCCTCCTCGGGCACTCCCTCTGCGTCAagcgcccgcgccgcgccgtcaACGGCGGTGGGGGCGGGGACGGAGAGACGTCATCCTGCTCGTCCACGTCCGCGGCGCTGCGCCCCGCCAAGCGGCAGGCGACGGGGGAGGGCAGCGCCGCGGATCTGGAGACCCGCCGCGCCGCGGTCCGCGCCTGGGGCAACCAGTCGCTGGCGGAGGCCGACCCGGATGTGCACGCGCTGATGGAGCAGGAGCTGGACCGCCAGGTGCGAGGCATCGAGCTCATAGCGTCGGAGAACTTCGTCTGCCGCGCGGTGCTCGACGCGCTCGGCAGCCACCTCACCAACAAGTACTCCGAGGGGGCCCCGGGTGCTCGCTACTACGGCGGGAATCAGCACATCGACGCCATCGAGCGGCTCTGCCATGAGCGCGCCCTCACTGCCTTTGGTCTCGACCCTGCCTGCTGGGGCGTCAACGTGCAGCCCTACTCGTGCACGTCTGCCAATTTGGCTGTCTACACTGGGCTCCTTCAACCCAAGGACCGCATCATGGGGCTGGAGCCACCGTCGGGTGGCCATGTTAGCCATGGTTACTACACGCCCAGTGGTAAGAAGGTGTCAGGTGCCTCTATTTTCTTCGAGAGCATGTCGTACAAGGTGAACCCACAGACTGGGTATATTGATTACGACAAGCTCGAGGAGAGAGCAATGGATTTCCACCCGAAAATTCTCATCTGTGGTGGGAGCTCTTACCCCAGAGAGTGGGACTTAGCACGGATGAGATTGATTGCTGATAAGTGTGGTGCAGTGCTTCTTTGCGACATGGCACATATCAGTGGGCTTGTTGCAGCAAAG GAATGCCGTAGCCCTTTTGACTACTGTGATGTTGTTACGTCAACTACTCACAAGAATCTTAGGGGCCCTAGAGGTGGTATAATATTCTTCAGGAAAGGGAAAAATTTAAGGAAACGAGCTGGATCTTTTTCTCAAGGAGATGAGAATGAATACGACTTCGAGGATAGAATAAATTTTGGTGTTTTTCCTTCGCTGCAAGGAGGACCCCATAATAATCATATTGCTGCCTTGGCTATAACTCTGAAGCAGGTAGCAACTCCTGAATATAAAGCATACATTCAACAAGTCAAGAAAAATGCTCAGGCGTTGGCATCAGCTTTGCTTAGAAGAAAATGCAGATTGGTTACTGGGGGCACAGATAATCACTTAGTACTTTGGGACCTCAGAACTCTTGGCTTGACAG GTAAGATCTTCGAGAAAGTCTGTGAGGCATGCCACATATCTATCAACAAGACACCAATTTATGGGGATAACGGCTCGATATCGCCTGGTGGTGTGCGGATTG GAACACCTGCAATGACTACTAGAGGTTGCTTAGAAGAGGACTTCGACGTGATTGCAGACTTCCTCATAAGGGCTACTCAGATTGCTAGCAATGTTCTGAAAGAACATGGCAAAGTGCAAAAGGAGTTTCTAAGAGGCCTACAGAACAATAAGGATATTATAGAACTCCGAAATCAGGTTGAGGCATTTGCGTCACAGTTTGCGATGCCAGGTTTTGATGTTTGA